The DNA segment TCGGCTCGCTTGATGTTGTGAGATAGGTCATTTCTTATGTCAACTCCAAATATTTCATTGGCTCCAAAGGGATTGCGGACGCTTGTGCCGCAGCCGAGGTCAAGTGTTTTGGTCGTGCTGGTCAGCTCTGGTGTGTGCTTGTTTGCCAGTGCTTCGGCTGATTGGATAGGTGGGTAGTGTTTTCTTAGATTTTGAGATTGATCAATTAGTGATTTCGCTGTGCTTGGCAAAAGAAGTATTTCACGTGCGGCGAATAATGTTCTCTTGGCTGGCTTTCTCGCGCTTGCAGGAATGAATGATTTCAAGAAGTGTTTGACTTTTTCTTTTATATTCATTTTCATTGATATCTTTCTTCATTATACGGCTTGTTCCAGTTTCTACGCATCCACCAGTCCAATCCCATAGCCACCATGATCTCCCAGCACTGTCCCAAGTCTTCTTCTGCCGTCCAGCGGAAGTGGTTGCCCCTGATCTGGTGGGATGCAGGTTGGTGAAGCGCCAAGGCGACGGCAGCCTGCTCTGGGGCGTGATCGTGGAAACAGAGGCCTATTCCCAGGACGATCCCGCCTGTCATGGCTACCGCCGCCGTTCACCGCAAAACGAAACCCTGTTCGGTGAGCCAGGGCGGTTCTATGTCTATGTCAGCTATGGCATCCACCACTGCGTGAACGTCGTCACCGATCGGGGCGACTGGGCCAATGGTGTGTTGCTGCGTGCCGTGGCTCTTCCCGATGAACCGGAGCGGATTGCGGCAGGCCCCGGGCTGCTGGCCCGTCGTTTCGGGCTTGATCGCCGTGATGACAGCCGTCCGGTGACGGGCGAACATGACGTGTGGATGGCCCCAAGGTCAGACACGTTTGCCAGCCAGGATCTTGTGACAACCACGCGGATCGGCATCTCCCAGGGCGCTGCAACTCCATGGCGCTGGTACCTGCGGAGCAGTCGCAGTGTCAGCAGGCGAGCTCGGGGTGATCGCACGCCGCCCAAGCCACAGTGCTGGTCGCCATCGCTGGAGCTGTCG comes from the Synechococcus sp. A15-62 genome and includes:
- a CDS encoding DNA-3-methyladenine glycosylase is translated as MSQVFFCRPAEVVAPDLVGCRLVKRQGDGSLLWGVIVETEAYSQDDPACHGYRRRSPQNETLFGEPGRFYVYVSYGIHHCVNVVTDRGDWANGVLLRAVALPDEPERIAAGPGLLARRFGLDRRDDSRPVTGEHDVWMAPRSDTFASQDLVTTTRIGISQGAATPWRWYLRSSRSVSRRARGDRTPPKPQCWSPSLELSS